The following proteins are encoded in a genomic region of Candidatus Methylomirabilis sp.:
- a CDS encoding ATP-binding protein, producing MTTERIAEGAEQPPDYTAEQIRVLEGLEAVRTRPAMYIGGTGAEGLHHLVYEVVDNSVDEALVGHCTQIEVTVHLDNSVTVVDDGRGIPVDVHRETGLPALEVVLTKLHAGGKFDNKAYKVSGGLHGVGVSVVNALSEWLEVEVHREGKVYRQRYERGKPVTALEVIGKTRRHGTRIRFMPDGQILEERTFNLDTLANRLRELSFLTKGLRITLTDERTDEKREFFYKGGIVSFVEHLNKNKTVLHPKPIYIVQERNGVLVEVAIQYNDGYTENVFAYANSIRTTDGGSHLIGFKAALTRTLNNYAT from the coding sequence ATGACGACGGAACGGATCGCGGAGGGGGCCGAGCAGCCCCCCGACTATACGGCCGAGCAGATCCGGGTGCTGGAGGGCCTCGAGGCGGTGCGGACCCGGCCGGCCATGTACATCGGCGGGACGGGAGCGGAGGGGCTGCACCACCTGGTCTACGAAGTCGTGGATAACAGCGTGGACGAGGCGCTCGTCGGGCACTGCACGCAGATCGAGGTCACGGTCCACCTTGACAACAGCGTGACCGTCGTGGACGACGGCCGGGGCATCCCGGTAGACGTGCACCGCGAGACGGGGCTGCCGGCGCTCGAGGTGGTCCTGACCAAGCTCCACGCGGGCGGGAAATTCGACAACAAGGCCTACAAGGTCTCCGGGGGCCTGCACGGGGTGGGGGTGTCGGTGGTGAACGCCCTCTCCGAGTGGCTGGAGGTGGAGGTCCACCGGGAGGGGAAGGTGTACCGGCAGCGCTACGAGCGCGGCAAGCCGGTGACGGCCTTGGAGGTCATCGGGAAGACGCGGCGGCACGGGACCCGCATCCGCTTCATGCCCGACGGACAGATCCTCGAGGAGCGAACCTTCAACCTGGACACCCTGGCGAACCGGCTCCGGGAGCTGTCGTTCCTCACGAAGGGCCTCCGGATCACCCTGACGGACGAGCGCACCGACGAGAAGCGGGAGTTCTTCTACAAGGGGGGGATCGTCTCCTTCGTGGAGCACCTGAACAAGAACAAGACGGTCCTCCACCCGAAGCCCATCTACATCGTCCAGGAGCGGAACGGGGTCCTGGTCGAGGTGGCGATCCAGTACAACGACGGCTACACGGAGAACGTCTTCGCCTACGCCAACAGCATCCGGACCACCGACGGCGGGAGTCACCTGATCGGGTTCAAGGCGGCCCTCACCCGCACCCTGAACAACTATGCGACG
- the recF gene encoding DNA replication and repair protein RecF (All proteins in this family for which functions are known are DNA-binding proteins that assist the filamentation of RecA onto DNA for the initiation of recombination or recombinational repair.) has protein sequence MGIETLVIHDFRNYAQAAVEFPRPVTALVGRNAQGKTNLLEALYVAATLQSFRSSRTEDLVRRGAEGFFMRAVLGGPAGPRTATVQGGAGRLAAAVDGRRLAGAAELRSLVPAVVFSPEDLILAGSGSEPRRRYLDRLAALAQRAGHGDDLRRARRITEQRNRLLRTRAAEALDPWDQQLAATYARIAGRRRQAALAVAARLPATYERLGGPGAAACAYRPAFGVEPEADPAAAREQILKALARRRGEEVRAGVSLVVPQRDEVALDLDGRPVPQQASRGEARLLALALRAVELELTRAAIGEPPLLLLDDVLSELDGVRVGRVLDFIRGGDQVVLTALETAGLGEWRAGATVYEVADGRVERR, from the coding sequence GTGGGGATCGAGACGCTCGTCATTCATGACTTCCGCAACTACGCCCAGGCCGCGGTGGAGTTCCCGCGACCTGTGACGGCGCTGGTCGGGAGGAACGCGCAGGGGAAGACGAACCTGCTGGAAGCCCTCTACGTCGCGGCGACCCTCCAGTCCTTCCGGAGTTCCAGGACCGAGGACCTGGTGCGGAGGGGGGCGGAGGGATTTTTTATGCGCGCGGTGCTTGGGGGCCCAGCTGGGCCGCGGACCGCGACGGTTCAGGGAGGCGCGGGACGGCTGGCGGCCGCGGTGGACGGGCGGCGGCTCGCGGGTGCCGCGGAGTTGCGGAGCCTGGTCCCCGCGGTGGTCTTCTCCCCCGAGGACCTGATCCTCGCGGGATCGGGGAGCGAGCCCCGGCGCCGCTACCTGGACCGCCTGGCGGCGCTCGCCCAGCGGGCGGGTCACGGCGACGACCTGCGGCGGGCGCGGCGGATCACGGAGCAGCGCAATCGGCTCCTCCGGACCCGCGCGGCGGAAGCCCTGGACCCGTGGGATCAGCAACTGGCGGCGACCTACGCTCGGATCGCCGGGCGGCGCCGGCAGGCGGCGCTGGCGGTGGCGGCGCGGCTTCCCGCCACCTACGAGCGGCTCGGCGGACCAGGGGCGGCGGCGTGCGCCTACCGTCCGGCGTTCGGGGTGGAGCCGGAGGCGGACCCGGCGGCGGCGCGGGAGCAGATCCTGAAGGCGCTGGCCCGGCGGCGGGGGGAAGAGGTCCGGGCGGGCGTGAGTCTGGTCGTGCCCCAACGGGACGAGGTGGCGCTCGATCTGGACGGGCGGCCGGTCCCGCAGCAGGCCTCCCGGGGGGAGGCCCGGCTGCTGGCCCTGGCCCTGAGGGCGGTGGAGCTGGAGCTGACGCGGGCGGCCATCGGCGAGCCGCCGCTCCTGCTGCTGGACGATGTGCTCTCCGAGCTCGACGGGGTCCGGGTCGGGAGGGTTCTGGACTTCATTCGGGGGGGAGATCAGGTCGTGCTGACCGCCCTGGAGACGGCCGGCCTCGGCGAGTGGAGGGCGGGCGCGACGGTCTACGAGGTCGCGGACGGGCGCGTCGAGCGCCGATAG